The Deltaproteobacteria bacterium DNA segment TGCGTCGTCACGTGCCTTCGGGCACGCTCCTCCTCGCTCCTCGACCTCGCCGAAAGTTCCCGGCGCGATCCGAGGTCGCCCCAACCGATCTCTGGGCTAAGTCAGGGCGACTTTCGACCGAGCTTGACCTGGACCTTCTGGTCCTTGCGAGCGCTCACGAACACGCGGCGATCCGCGGGCTCGTAGCCCGCGAGCTCGAAGCGCATGTCGTAGGTGAGCCCGGGGCGCACGCGGACGCTCACTGGCGTGCTGCCAAACGAGCGCTTCTCCACACTCACCTCGGCGCCGGGCGGATCCGACTCGAGCCGCACGGAGACGATGGACGGATTGTCCGGGCCATCGTCCAACACAGCGGCGACACCGGCATCGCTCTCCCCTGCATCGACGACTTCAGCGACACCCGCGTCGACGGGATCGGCTGCGCCAGCATCGGCGCCGGCGTCGTTCGCTGCCGACGTGGTCGTCGACGCGAGCACGGTGGCGCCCGCGTCGTCATGCGCCTCGAGCTGCGCTTGGACGGCCGCGGGCGGAAGCTCGTCCTGCTCCTGCTCGGCCTCGCGGTCCTGCGCTTCCTCTTCTGCGGACTGCGGCTGCGGATCGGCCTGCGCTTCTTCGGCCGACGCCTGCGGACGCGACACGCGGAGCCAATCCGGGCTGTACAGCGCAAGCCCAAGCGACGAACCGGCGAGCAGCAGCACCACCGCGAACACGCGATCGCCGCGGAAGGGCTTCGCGGGCGCTTCCTTCAGCGCAGCGGGCGGCGGAGGCGGCGGGGCCTTGCGCGCGGAGAGCTCGTCGAGCACCAGGTTTCCGTCGACGCTGAGGATCTGCGCGTCGCTCACCTCCATCGGCGGCAACGAGAGCTTGCCCACCGGCGTCAGCCCGGACTTCTGTGCCAGCTCGCTCAGCCACTTCTTGAGCTCGGTTTGCCCCGCGGGCTCGAACGAAGTCCGCGCGAGCTTCTCGATGCGCTCGAGCATCTCTTCGGCGCTGGCGAAGCGCTCGTCGCGGTCGCGCTTCATCGCCTTGAGGATCAGGTTCGAGAGGTCGTTGTCCACGCCTTCGGCGGCTTCGTCTGGCGTGGTGAACCGCGCTTCCTTGGTGCGCAAGAGCGACTCGAGCTCGGTCTTCGCGTCGAAGGGCCGCTTGCCGGTGACCATCAGGTACAGCACACAGGCCAGGGAGAAGAGGTCGCTGCGGCCGTCGATGGGCTCGCCGTCGGCCTGCTCCGGCGACATGAAGCCCACCTTGCCCTTGATCATCCCGGTGACGGTGCGCTCGCGCTTCTCGGATGCGGTGGCGATGCCGAAGTCGGTGAGCTTCACCTCGCCTTGCTCTGAAACCAGAATGTTATGCGGGCTCACGTCGCGGTGGACGATGCCCAGGCTCTTGCCGCTCTTCGTCTTGCCGTGCGCGTAGGCGAGCGCGCGGCAGGCCTCGGCGGCGATGTGGAGGGCCAGGTTGTGGGGCAGCTTCACCCCGTGGGCCTGGGCCTCGCGGAGCACGCGGTCCAGGTCCCAGCCGTCGACGAGCTCCAGGATGAGGAAGTCGCGTCCGCCGGCGCTGCCCAGGTCGAGCACCTGCACGATGTTGCTGTGCGTGAGGCTCATGACGATGTGCGCTTCGTCGACGAGCTGGTTGCGGAAGCTGGGGTCGGCAGAGACCGCCGCGCGGATGGCCTTGATGACCACCGGTCGCGCGAAGCCCGCGGCGCCGTGCTGCATGCCCAGGTAGAGCTCGGCCATGCCGCCGTCGGCGAGCTTGCGCACCACGGTGTAGCGGCCAGCGCCAGGCATGACCGACCGATATCAGCACACCCGCCCTGACCGGGCCAGCCGCGCGAGGGGGCGGACGCCCGGTCGAGAAGCTTTCAATGCCAATGTTCGGACGCGCCGACTCAGTAGCTGGTGAGCCGCAGCGGCGCGGCGGCCTGGGAGCCGGCGTCGTCGACGGGCGTCTGAACGTTGTCGTTGGCCACAGCCTGGGTATGGCAGCCGTTGCAGTCGCCGTTGAGCGGGCCGTAGCCGGCGTTCGGAGGCGGGCCGCTGCCGCGCCAGCCGATGGTGGCACCCGCGTCGCCGATGCGGTTCAGGCCCATCCATTCCCAGCCGTGCGCGCCGTGCATGTAGCCGCCATCCGGATAGCCGCCGTCGACGTCGGGGTTGAAGCCGCCGCCGCGTTTGACCATGGCGTCGATGGTGAGGCCCGCGTGGATGCCGAACGTCTGGCTCTCTTTCACGAAGATGGTGCCGAGCGGCCAGGTGGTGCTGCCGTGCGGCGGGAGCTGGTTCACGTAGACGTAGCGGGTGCCCTCGCCGGTATCGCCGTCGGGGATCGTGACGACGGTCCAGGTGAAGTAGTTCTCGATGTCGGACGTGACGGCCACGAACTCCGGGCCCGCGTCGACCGGTCCGGCGTCGGCGGGCCCAGCGTCGGTCACCTCGCCCGCATCGGTCGTGGGGTTCGACTTTCCGCTGCACGCGGCGACGAACACCACGCACGCGCCAATCGCCAACCGCTTCATGATCCCGCTCGCTTTCGACGGCCGGGGTCACTCTACCGCGCCGCTCAGAAGGCGAGGAACGCCTGCTCCACGTCGCCCGCGCCGCAGTCGACCGTCGCCGGCGCCGAGACGTGCAAGAGAATCTGAAGATTTCCGTGCGCCACGGGCGCCGAGGGCAAGCCCGAGACCTCGGTGAGCGTGAGCTCGAAGCTGCCGGCAGGCACGGCGAGATTTCCCGCGCTGTATTCGCAGCTCGTGGCGCCCACGGCGACGGCGCTCCAGGTTTCGAGCGTGGCGTCCGTGAAGTCGCCAGCAGTCGGCGCACTCCCGAGGTCCACCTTCACGCGCAGCTGCGCGCCCGCGACGCTCGAGCTTGCCGTCAGCTGCAAGAGCCAGTCGGTGCCGCTGGTGCCGCCGAGGCTGAGCGTGCCGCAGCCACTGGAGATCGCGGCCTGGTCGCTGAAGTTTCCGGAGAACGTGGCGCTGCACGCCGGCGGGCCGGCGTCGATGAGCGAGCCCGCGTCGGTGGGACCGGCGTCGCTGTCGTTGGACGCGCTGCCGCTGCAGCCCACGAGCGCGATCGCGATTCCGAAGGTGATGGCGAGAGCGCGCATGGGTCAGAGCGACTTCAGGTACTCGACGAGGTTGTCCAGATCGTCGTCGCTGAGCGAGGCGGTGTTGCCCATGTGGCCGCGCGTCTGGATGAGCACGTCGTGCAAGGTCGCGGCGCTGCCGTCGTGCAGGTACGGCGCGGAGTCGTAGACGCCGGTGAGCGAGGGCGTGTCGAACATGCACGCCGCGCGCGGATCGCCGTTCACGTCCTCGTGCGCGACGTCGGGGAACAGGCCGGTGGTCACGCAGGTGCCCACGTCGTGCAGCACCACGTTGCCTGCGAGGTCGAGCGTGGGATTGCCGCTGCCGGAGTCGGTGTGGCGCGCGCCCGAGTGGCAGCCAATGCAGCCCACGTCCTGGCTGTGGAAGATGGCGTCGCCCGCGGCGACCTTCGCGGGATCGGTCGTCGGCGGGATGGGCGCGGGGATGCCGCCGTTCACGTACGCGGCGATGGCGTCGAGCATGGGCGCGAGCAGCGGGTCGTTGGGATCGAAGTGGCCGCCCTGCTCGACGTTGATCGTGTGCCAGTAGTCCTGCACCTTGTTTCGGTCCGCGGTGCGGAAGAGGAAGCCCGTGCCGATCATGCCGCCGGCGTTGGTGGGGGTGTCGCGCGGGCCCTGCTCGAAGAGCCAGGTGACCGCGTCGCTGCGGCCCTCGATGTGGCAGGTGGCGCACGCGACCCAGTGGTTGGTGGTGATGGGCGCTTCGTCGCTGTTGGCCGAGTAGAAGAGGTGCTGGCCCAGGCGAAGCTGCGCGGGCATCGGGTCGTTCGTGGTGAGCGAGATGGGATCGCCGTCCACCGCGAGCGCGAGGTCGTCTCCTTCGCGGGTGAGCTGAATGACGGCCACGTCGAGCGTGTTGCGCTCCACGACATACGCGCGCGTGTCGTCCGGCGCGATCGCGATGCCCTCGGGCAGGTGGCCGGGAAGTGGGCGAAGCAGCGCGGCCTCGGTGTTGCGGTGGGTGTCGACGGCGAGAACGTCCTCGCTGTCGGCGTCGACCATGAGCGCGAAGTCGCCGTCGTGCGTGAACGCGAGCGCGCGCGGCCCGGACACGATGTCCGCGAGCGCGCCGTCGATGCCGGGCACATCCTGCGCGTCGGTGGAGAGCTGCTCCACGAGCGTGCCGTCCTGGTGCAGCACCGACAGCGTGGGAAACGCAGTCGACTCGAAGTCGAGCTCGGGCTGCGCCGTGTCGGTCCCGAGCATCATGTGCACCGTCCACAGGTCGCCGGTGCCGGGCTGCTCCGCGGCGTCGTAGATGCCGCGAACCTGGCCGTGTGCGAGCCGCTTGTCGCCCCGCGGCGGCACGTCCGGGACCGGCCACGTGGTCACCAGCGAGAAGCTGGATGGATCGATCAACGACACGCCCGGGCCCAGCAGGTGGGTCACGCGCAGCTCGCCGTCGGTCGACGCTGCGAGCGCCCAGGGCTTCCGCGGGACCGTCGCCGTGGCATCCAGCGTGAGCGAGCCGAGATCGATGCGAACGACGCGATCGTCGTTGGAGCACGCGACATACGCATCCCGGCCATCGCTCGAGGCCAAGACGCCCGCGGGCTCGCTGCAGGTTGTTAACGAATCGGTGATGTTTCCGGTGGCGACGTCGACCCGGTAGAGCTTGCCGCTGCGCTCGCCGGTGACGAGAACCGTCTTGCCGTCGGGCGTGAGCGCGAGCGCGCGGGGCATGACCGAAGGCGTGAACTCGCCGCCATCGGTCGACGCGATCGGGTGCGCGCCGCTGAGCAGCACCTCGTGCGTGAGCTGACGCGTGGCGAGATCCACAATGGAGATCGAGTCGAGGTCCGGGTTGGCCACGAAGAGCGTGGCGCCGTCGGCCGAGAGCGCGACGGGGCCGGAGTGCGCCGCGATCGGCGTGGGCACCGGCGAGCCGGCGTCGGGAATCGGCGGCATGGACTTCGGCGGAGACTTGTCGCGGCAGCCGGCGATCAGCGCCAGGGCGAGCAGCAGAGCAGCGCGCCTCATGGCTGCACCTTCACGACGTTGAGCGTGATCGAGTCCGCGAGCGCCGCGGGCAGGTGCGCGTCGTCGATCTCGGGCACGCAATCATGCTCGCGGTCGGACGTCGGCACGCGCGGCACGCCCGGAACGGCGACGTCGGCGAGGCTCCCAATCTCACCCGTGAGCGTGCGCTCGGCCATCTCCAATCCGCCGCGCGGCAAGCCCTGCACCACGTTCACGCACTCATCGGGCCAATCGACGATGCGGTTGTCATTCGCGTCGTCCCAGCCATTGAGCACGAGCTTGTTGAGCCGACCCACGCGCGACTCGAGCTCCAGCGCGAGCGCGCCATTGCCCGGCCGCGAGGCCTCGAGCTCGTACATGTCCCGCAGCGTCGACTGCAGCAGCGCGAAGCGGAGCGGGGTGAACGTCACGCTGGTCACGGGCGCGGGCGTCTGGCCGTAGAGCCGCGCGTTCGCGTCGTAGAAGGTCTGCTCGAGCCGCGCGTACACCGCGAGCGCGCGCGTGCGGTAGCGGGTGTCCCCGGTCGCGAGATACGCGGCGAAGAGCCCGCGGACAGCAGCTGTGTGCGAGTCGAGCAGGTCCTGATCATCGACGTGCGCGTTCTGTGCGACGTCCCAGCCGCTCCAGGCGCGTCCGGCCTCGTCGGTGAGGTGATTCAGCAACAGGTCGCCCTCGGCGCGGATGAGCACGCCCAGGCGCTGGGTGAACGTCTGCGAAGCGTCAGCCGCGTGCAGCGGTAGCGTGTCGAGCGGCGTGGTGGCCACGGCGGTATCGGGGGTGTTGTTCGAATACAGCTTCAGCTGAGACGAGAGCGCGCGCAGCGCGGTGCGCATTCCAATCAGCGCGTAGGCCGCGTCGATGGTGGAAGCCGTCGTGCCGCGCACCGGCGCGCCCGAGCCAAGCTGCACCGAATCCACGAGCACGCCGGATTGCGGATCGCGATGGATGCGATCGAGATCCACCAAGGCCACGCGAATCATGGCCAGCGCGCGATCGTGAAGCGTGGGTTCGCCGTCGGCGAGCTGGTCGTCGGCAGGGAAGGGGTCGCCGTCGAAGTAGACCAGCGCGGGCTGCGAGCCGCCGACGTCGAGGTTGG contains these protein-coding regions:
- a CDS encoding serine/threonine protein kinase — its product is MPGAGRYTVVRKLADGGMAELYLGMQHGAAGFARPVVIKAIRAAVSADPSFRNQLVDEAHIVMSLTHSNIVQVLDLGSAGGRDFLILELVDGWDLDRVLREAQAHGVKLPHNLALHIAAEACRALAYAHGKTKSGKSLGIVHRDVSPHNILVSEQGEVKLTDFGIATASEKRERTVTGMIKGKVGFMSPEQADGEPIDGRSDLFSLACVLYLMVTGKRPFDAKTELESLLRTKEARFTTPDEAAEGVDNDLSNLILKAMKRDRDERFASAEEMLERIEKLARTSFEPAGQTELKKWLSELAQKSGLTPVGKLSLPPMEVSDAQILSVDGNLVLDELSARKAPPPPPPAALKEAPAKPFRGDRVFAVVLLLAGSSLGLALYSPDWLRVSRPQASAEEAQADPQPQSAEEEAQDREAEQEQDELPPAAVQAQLEAHDDAGATVLASTTTSAANDAGADAGAADPVDAGVAEVVDAGESDAGVAAVLDDGPDNPSIVSVRLESDPPGAEVSVEKRSFGSTPVSVRVRPGLTYDMRFELAGYEPADRRVFVSARKDQKVQVKLGRKSP